Proteins from one Capricornis sumatraensis isolate serow.1 chromosome 2, serow.2, whole genome shotgun sequence genomic window:
- the CIAO2A gene encoding cytosolic iron-sulfur assembly component 2A isoform X2, with protein MERVSGLLSWTLSRFLWLSGLSERGAARQPRIMEEKALEVYDLIRTIRDPEKPNTLEELEVVTESCVEVQEINEDDYLVIIRFTPTVPHCSLATLIVGNLHF; from the exons ATGGAGCGGGTGTCCGGACTGCTCTCTTGGACGCTGAGCAGATTCCTGTGGCTCTCGGGCCTCTCTGAGCGGGGAGCTGCCCGGCAGCCCCGGATCATGGAAGAGAAAGCGCTAGAAGTATATG ATTTGATTCGAACCATCAGGGATCCAGAGAAGCCCAATACTTTAGAAGAACTGGAAGTGGTAACGGAAAGTTGTGTGGAGGTTCAGGAGATTAATGAAGACGACTATTTGGTTATTATAAGGTTCACGCCAACAGTACCTCATTGCTCTTTGGCGACTCTTATTG